The following coding sequences lie in one Eremothecium sinecaudum strain ATCC 58844 chromosome IV, complete sequence genomic window:
- the SYP1 gene encoding Syp1p (Syntenic homolog of Ashbya gossypii AEL147W; Syntenic homolog of Saccharomyces cerevisiae YCR030C (SYP1)) gives MEDEKTKYSSSILTSKKPFEVTEITKIRLSHAKFINREFYVLFKELSDLRKNYIQQLRKIIVVNENLDKLIYNESLQNHLLSESELARMEFDWLGGLREVWSNVIEGLKVDMQSKIKEYKVLDREILVSLDEQNNSDANWQEATNLSKELSKVAQDLALSRGSQEDIAKAEIKWAEKAPYLLEKLELTDENRLAMLKNSILQYQNIISDSYQSALHENENIMNSLLEFNPNEEIDRFGSAVMDHEFTFDPPSKDSKESFILSRKKSFQFSSFGESNSRQASINSTMKNSILTGNFFDSASNSPHRKRNKLRSKVGSIFGVRKNSKSATPHDEVIHEIDLSSTNSPAQVTVNSAPVPEPKHQSMSDRQSEKQSQPQPETGKEETQPERVIKPLSNSSTNMSIYQTPLKPQLRSKHSSEQPEMIPERSPQKTEGVVSGQADLGKQTYGEHPQPSAPSVKNKGSDYHIKLPPPRKTASQTQKPVQPSSGIEEDVIANDGDQMKSSQASSDENKGRRDVQSSLFHNMPSATTINSSQALHTAQLSADSKSYEKQHVDSSLNMSSLPSQSIFQHTELNGNGLTASIGEIVNAKFKDGILTSSHLLGEVALNYSLPEGSDDELPLEIHLKMESETPFDKLTVNNSFMERTLDNTNFIYKLNPQYVFRRTLGALKYSLKTSLVPIVIHPAWKFEETQASVMLTIKIFSGLPATVKELVLHNLIVSVAIENAVATSALSKPQGSFSKEKKRVTWRFKEPVVLRRDTEERLIARFITESLAKESAKGVQTRFTIRGFQLAGEFSLKSQELSVDDPFGAAVEGSWNTVPVRRTLISGAYYGLSV, from the coding sequence ATGGAAGACGAGAAGACCAAATACTCAAGCAGCATTTTGACTTCCAAGAAACCCTTTGAGGTGACCGAAATTACAAAAATTCGGCTTTCTCATGCAAAATTCATAAATAGGGAATTCTATGTTTTATTCAAAGAACTATCCGACTTACGAAAGAATTATATTCAGCAACTCCGTAAGATAATTGTCGTCAATGAAAATTTGGATAAGCTAATTTATAATGAGAGCCTTCAAAATCATCTACTTTCGGAGTCCGAATTGGCTAGAATGGAATTTGATTGGCTGGGGGGCTTGAGAGAGGTGTGGTCTAATGTAATAGAAGGTTTAAAGGTTGATATGCAGTCCAAAATTAAGGAATATAAGGTTTTGGACAGGGAGATTCTTGTTAGCCTAGATGAACAGAACAATAGTGATGCGAACTGGCAGGAAGCGACTAACTTGAGTAAGGAATTGAGTAAAGTTGCCCAAGATCTTGCTCTTTCTAGAGGTTCTCAAGAGGATATAGCTAAAGCAGAGATAAAATGGGCAGAAAAGGCGCCTTATTTGTTGGAGAAACTAGAACTGACGGACGAGAATAGGTTGGCAATGTTGAAAAACTCCATTTTGCAGTATCAGAACATTATCAGCGATTCTTATCAGTCAGCGTTGCACGAAAACGAGAACATCATGAATTCTCTACTGGAATTTAATCCAAATGAAGAGATAGATAGGTTCGGTTCTGCTGTTATGGATCACGAATTTACTTTTGATCCTCCTTCTAAGGACAGTAAAGAGAGTTTTATTCTGTCACGGAAAAAGTCATTTCAATTTAGTAGTTTTGGCGAGTCAAATTCGCGTCAGGCTTCAATAAACAGTACAATGAAGAATTCCATACTAACAGGAAATTTCTTTGACTCTGCTTCAAATTCACCCCACAGGAAGAGGAATAAGCTGAGGTCTAAAGTTGGTTCAATATTTGGTGTGAGGAAAAACAGCAAGTCTGCGACACCGCATGATGAAGTTATACATGAAATTGATTTATCCTCAACAAATAGCCCGGCTCAAGTTACTGTTAATTCGGCCCCTGTTCCTGAACCAAAACACCAATCAATGAGTGATAGGCAATCTGAAAAGCAATCTCAGCCTCAGCCTGAGACAGGTAAAGAAGAGACCCAACCGGAAAGGGTTATAAAACCTTTGTCTAATAGTAGCACAAATATGTCCATATACCAGACGCCATTGAAACCGCAATTGAGGTCCAAACATTCTTCAGAGCAGCCTGAAATGATACCTGAACGTTCACCACAGAAAACTGAGGGAGTAGTTTCTGGTCAAGCTGATTTAGGTAAACAAACGTATGGTGAGCATCCACAGCCTTCCGCACCGTCCGTGAAGAATAAGGGCTCGGACTATCATATTAAGTTACCGCCACCTAGGAAAACTGCATCCCAAACCCAGAAACCTGTTCAACCGTCTTCCGGGATTGAAGAAGACGTAATTGCTAATGATGGCGATCAAATGAAAAGCTCACAGGCCTCCAGTGACGAAAACAAGGGAAGGCGTGATGTTCAATCTAGTCTCTTTCACAATATGCCTTCTGCTACTACAATTAATTCTTCTCAGGCGCTGCACACAGCGCAACTTTCCGCAGATTCTAAATCATATGAGAAGCAACATGTTGACTCATCTCTGAACATGAGCAGTCTGCCAAGCCAGTCAATTTTCCAGCACACTGAATTGAACGGGAATGGTTTAACCGCCAGCATTGGTGAGATTGTTAACGCAAAGTTTAAAGACGGTATTTTAACATCTAGCCATTTACTTGGTGAAGTGGCGTTGAATTACAGTCTTCCCGAGGGATCTGATGATGAACTACCTCTAGAAATTCATTTAAAGATGGAATCCGAGACTCCATTCGATAAATTAACTGTCAACAATTCCTTCATGGAAAGGACACTGGACAATACCAACTTCATTTATAAGTTGAACCCACAATACGTGTTCCGGAGGACATTAGGCGCTTTGAAGTATTCATTGAAAACATCACTCGTTCCTATTGTAATACATCCAGCATGGAAGTTCGAGGAAACGCAGGCTAGTGTGATGTTGACAATCAAGATTTTTTCTGGGCTCCCTGCAACTGTTAAAGAATTAGTATTGCACAACCTAATTGTGTCTGTTGCTATAGAGAATGCTGTTGCTACAAGCGCATTGTCAAAACCACAAGGGTCATTTAGTAAAGAAAAGAAGCGTGTTACGTGGAGATTTAAAGAACCCGTTGTTCTAAGGCGTGATACAGAAGAAAGGCTAATAGCGAGATTCATAACGGAAAGTCTTGCAAAAGAATCTGCTAAAGGGGTGCAAACAAGGTTTACAATTCGTGGTTTCCAATTAGCCGGCGAATTCTCCCTAAAAAGTCAGGAACTGAGCGTTGATGACCC